The proteins below are encoded in one region of Bacteroidales bacterium:
- a CDS encoding DUF1987 domain-containing protein, translated as MDSLIIEPTNDTPHVLFDADKGILEISKKSLPENALVFYHPLFDWIYKYIKNPQAETTINFKLDFFTTSSAKQITKMLFLFEKLSDISNVYIKWYYKKRDIDMYSAGLKYSKLTDLKFELVEH; from the coding sequence ATGGACTCTCTTATTATTGAGCCTACGAATGATACACCACATGTACTTTTTGATGCAGATAAGGGTATTTTAGAAATTTCAAAAAAGTCGTTACCTGAAAATGCTCTTGTATTTTATCATCCTCTTTTTGATTGGATTTATAAATATATTAAAAATCCTCAAGCTGAAACTACAATAAATTTTAAGTTAGATTTTTTTACTACATCTTCGGCTAAGCAGATTACAAAAATGTTATTTCTTTTCGAAAAACTCTCTGATATTAGTAATGTATATATAAAATGGTATTATAAAAAAAGGGATATTGACATGTATTCTGCAGGTTTAAAATATTCTAAGTTGACAGATTTAAAATTTGAACTTGTTGAACATTAA
- a CDS encoding DUF1987 domain-containing protein, whose product MDSLIIEPTNDTPRVYFDADKGILEISERSLPENALEFYHPLFEWIYDYIENPQTETRINFKLEFFTTSSAKQITKILFLLEKLSDISDVSIKWYYKKEDIDMYSAGLKYSKLTDLKFEIIEN is encoded by the coding sequence ATGGATTCTCTTATTATTGAGCCTACAAATGATACTCCACGTGTATATTTTGATGCAGATAAGGGTATTTTAGAAATTTCAGAAAGATCCTTACCTGAAAATGCTCTTGAATTTTATCATCCTCTTTTTGAATGGATCTATGATTATATTGAAAATCCTCAAACTGAAACTCGAATAAATTTTAAGTTAGAATTTTTTACTACATCTTCAGCAAAGCAAATAACAAAAATTTTATTTCTTCTCGAAAAGCTCTCTGATATTAGCGATGTATCAATAAAATGGTATTATAAAAAAGAGGATATTGACATGTATTCTGCAGGTTTAAAATATTCTAAGTTGACAGATTTAAAATTTGAAATAATTGAGAATTAA
- a CDS encoding DUF1987 domain-containing protein, which translates to MDPLIIEPTNDTPRINFDADKGVLEISERSLPENAIEFYHPLFEWIYNYIDNPQSKTLINFKLEYFSTSSAKQITKILFLFEKLADISDVLIKWYYKKEDIDMYSAGLKYSKLTDLVFEIIEN; encoded by the coding sequence ATGGATCCATTAATTATAGAACCAACAAATGATACACCAAGAATAAATTTTGATGCAGATAAAGGTGTTTTAGAAATATCTGAAAGATCATTACCTGAAAATGCTATTGAATTTTATCATCCTCTTTTTGAATGGATCTATAACTATATTGATAATCCTCAATCTAAAACCTTGATAAATTTTAAATTAGAATATTTTTCTACCTCTTCTGCTAAACAAATAACAAAAATTTTGTTTCTTTTTGAAAAACTTGCTGACATAAGTGATGTACTAATAAAATGGTATTATAAAAAAGAGGATATTGACATGTATTCTGCAGGTTTAAAATATTCTAAGTTAACAGATTTAGTATTTGAAATAATTGAGAATTAA
- a CDS encoding DUF1987 domain-containing protein encodes MDTLFFEGTEDTPEVNFNPENNIFSISGKSLPENAVDFYKPIFDWLEQYKYNTNPVTYFDFKLDYFNTSSAKQITKILLFLEKLSIDYKIIIRWYYRLEDVDMLSSGTRYSKLINLNFELLEY; translated from the coding sequence ATGGATACACTATTTTTTGAGGGAACAGAAGATACTCCAGAAGTAAATTTCAATCCTGAAAATAATATTTTTTCTATTTCAGGCAAATCTTTACCTGAAAATGCAGTAGATTTCTATAAACCTATCTTCGATTGGCTTGAACAATATAAATATAATACAAATCCCGTAACTTATTTTGATTTTAAATTAGATTATTTTAATACATCTTCAGCAAAACAAATAACAAAAATTTTACTGTTCTTAGAAAAATTATCAATTGATTATAAAATTATTATCAGGTGGTACTATAGGCTAGAAGATGTTGATATGCTTTCATCAGGTACAAGATATTCTAAATTAATTAATCTGAATTTTGAATTATTAGAATATTAA
- a CDS encoding SiaB family protein kinase has translation MGTIDDKLDFGFELFQGMQKDNLNYIYRGLFTQTITDNIIALTEINLDKSKESSKIKKRVFSIMVEGLQNITRHQEEHLINELNSSGIFVIQQKNNKYFVTTGNLIVKNNIEPLTKQLHKINSLEKDELKQYYKEVLNDNIISSKGGAGLGLIEMARKSGNKLAFDFREVNDEYSYFYLHTEISYCQDKNTDNVQDDSSLYSIDNIKQLHKILNDKNVLLIFNGIFNQDSLISLLSIIEGHMIGTVSLKKRVFNIMVEMLQNIVKHADNSVDGEGNPGIFFIIEQEDKYFLNTGNYIRNNKVELLEERINYVNNLTFNELNDFYNKSLFNFEIDSSKESGLGLIELRLKSKGELNYNIYKIDEESSFFTLQTGVQ, from the coding sequence ATGGGAACTATAGATGATAAATTAGATTTTGGCTTTGAATTATTTCAAGGAATGCAAAAGGATAACCTTAATTATATTTATCGAGGTTTATTCACACAAACTATAACCGATAATATAATAGCTTTAACAGAAATAAATCTGGATAAGTCAAAGGAATCTTCAAAAATTAAGAAAAGAGTATTCTCAATTATGGTAGAAGGGCTTCAAAATATTACACGCCATCAGGAAGAACACCTTATCAATGAACTTAACAGCTCTGGAATTTTTGTAATTCAGCAAAAAAATAATAAATACTTTGTTACAACAGGAAATCTAATTGTTAAAAATAATATAGAACCACTTACAAAGCAATTACATAAGATTAACAGTCTTGAAAAAGATGAACTAAAACAATATTATAAGGAAGTTTTAAACGATAATATTATTTCAAGTAAAGGGGGTGCCGGGCTTGGTTTAATTGAAATGGCAAGAAAATCTGGGAATAAATTAGCATTTGATTTTCGTGAAGTTAATGATGAATATTCATATTTTTATCTTCATACTGAAATATCTTATTGTCAGGATAAAAATACTGATAATGTTCAAGACGATAGTAGTTTATATTCAATTGATAATATAAAACAACTTCATAAAATTCTTAACGATAAAAATGTTCTGCTTATTTTTAATGGCATATTTAATCAGGATAGTCTTATTAGCCTGTTATCAATAATTGAAGGGCATATGATTGGCACTGTAAGTTTAAAGAAAAGAGTTTTTAATATTATGGTTGAAATGCTTCAAAACATTGTAAAACATGCTGATAACAGTGTTGATGGGGAAGGTAATCCTGGAATATTTTTCATTATTGAACAAGAAGATAAATATTTTTTAAACACCGGTAATTATATTAGAAACAATAAAGTTGAATTGCTTGAAGAAAGGATAAATTATGTTAATAATCTCACTTTTAATGAATTAAACGATTTTTATAATAAAAGCTTATTTAATTTCGAAATTGATAGCAGTAAAGAATCAGGTCTTGGGCTTATTGAATTAAGATTAAAAAGTAAAGGAGAACTAAATTATAATATTTATAAAATTGACGAAGAAAGTTCGTTTTTCACCCTTCAGACAGGTGTTCAATAA
- a CDS encoding DUF86 domain-containing protein produces the protein MYNTDKAICFNMLEAANKIFDISKSLTSVEDFKNDYIRFDAIMMNFVVIGEMVSKLSGNFKNNHSDIEWRKINSFRNIIAHDYFGIDDKEIWQILHNKLPQLKNKLEKVLDL, from the coding sequence ATGTATAATACTGATAAAGCTATATGTTTTAACATGCTCGAGGCAGCAAATAAAATATTTGACATTTCTAAATCATTAACATCAGTAGAAGATTTTAAAAATGATTATATACGATTTGATGCAATAATGATGAATTTTGTAGTAATTGGTGAAATGGTTAGCAAATTAAGTGGAAATTTTAAGAATAACCATTCTGATATTGAATGGCGCAAAATTAATTCATTCAGAAACATCATAGCACATGATTATTTCGGTATTGATGATAAAGAAATCTGGCAAATACTTCATAATAAATTACCGCAATTAAAAAACAAACTTGAAAAAGTTCTTGATTTATAG
- a CDS encoding nucleotidyltransferase domain-containing protein, whose protein sequence is MLDKTDILNFLRANKEYFKTKFNVIKIGIFGSYARGEQTDNSDIDIIIEFEDNTDNLFDKKFELREFLVLKFNKKIDICREKAIKPIFKPLILKDTIYV, encoded by the coding sequence ATGTTAGATAAAACCGACATATTGAATTTCCTCAGGGCAAATAAAGAGTATTTTAAAACAAAATTTAATGTCATAAAAATAGGTATATTTGGTTCATATGCAAGAGGGGAACAAACTGATAATAGTGACATTGATATTATTATTGAATTTGAAGATAATACTGATAATTTATTTGATAAAAAATTCGAATTACGTGAATTTTTAGTATTAAAATTTAATAAAAAGATTGATATATGTAGAGAAAAAGCTATAAAGCCTATTTTTAAGCCATTAATCTTAAAAGATACTATATATGTATAA
- a CDS encoding diaminopimelate epimerase, which produces MKLKFYKYQATGNDFIIIDNRNNIFDKNNPEIIRFLCNRRFGIGADGVILIENHPELHFSMKYFNSNGNEGTMCGNGGRCSVSFSNHIGLIDKYCEFEAIDGIHHAEIISSNYVKLELKDVNKIEEGTSHFYLNTGSPHYVKFINNIKQFKVYDEGKKIRYNDRFKKLGTNVDFVEIFKNFINVRTYERGVENETLSCGTGVVASALSYFLLKNSCENVVKVVTKGGNIKVSFEYNKNKNLFNNIWLEGAVENVFKGEIDI; this is translated from the coding sequence ATGAAGTTAAAATTTTATAAATATCAAGCCACAGGGAACGATTTTATAATTATTGATAATAGAAACAATATATTTGATAAAAACAATCCTGAAATTATTAGGTTTCTATGTAACCGACGATTTGGCATAGGAGCAGACGGAGTGATACTGATTGAAAATCATCCGGAATTACATTTTTCAATGAAATACTTCAACTCTAATGGTAATGAAGGAACAATGTGTGGAAACGGTGGCAGATGTTCTGTATCATTTAGTAATCATATTGGATTAATTGATAAATATTGTGAATTTGAAGCAATTGACGGTATTCATCATGCTGAAATTATTAGTTCAAATTATGTTAAATTAGAATTAAAAGATGTAAATAAAATTGAGGAAGGAACATCTCACTTTTATCTTAATACCGGTTCTCCTCATTATGTTAAATTTATTAATAATATAAAACAATTTAAAGTATATGACGAAGGGAAAAAAATAAGATATAATGATAGATTTAAAAAATTGGGAACGAATGTAGATTTTGTTGAGATTTTTAAGAATTTTATAAATGTTAGAACATACGAAAGAGGCGTAGAAAATGAAACATTGTCATGCGGAACAGGAGTTGTTGCTTCTGCTTTAAGCTATTTTTTATTAAAAAATTCTTGTGAAAATGTTGTAAAAGTTGTTACAAAAGGAGGTAATATTAAAGTTTCATTTGAATATAATAAAAACAAGAATCTTTTTAATAATATCTGGCTTGAAGGTGCTGTTGAAAATGTTTTTAAAGGAGAAATAGATATATAA
- a CDS encoding Do family serine endopeptidase: MKLKKIIGTFLIALTGGIVAFFLFSVFVTENNKQVLIQEKLPVTFTGNSSQATSISVDFTEAARKSINAVVHVKTSYKQTVSDSYSLYDFFFGNRNYQQREVPIAFGSGVIITKDGYIVTNNHVIKNSDNIEVVLNDRRSYLAKIVGTDPTTDIALLKIDEKDLPYISYANSDDLQVGEWVLAVGNPFNLTSTVTAGIVSAKARNINILKNKLAIESFIQTDAAVNAGNSGGALVNIEGELIGINTAIATGTGYYYGYSFAIPSNIVKKVVSDIIEFGEVQRAILGVTIMDINAKLAEELNIDKIEGVLVNNVLNNGAADNAGIEKGDLIIKIGKNNINTVSELLEQIGKFRPGDKVDITIKKNHKYKTVLVTLQNLEGNTNILKSEELIILGAKFEKLSNDDLKRLRISNGLKIIELSSGKFKSAGIKEGFIIIHVNRERVENIQELKNVINNIEGGIYIEGIYPNGMAAYYAFGM; the protein is encoded by the coding sequence ATGAAGTTAAAAAAAATTATTGGAACATTTTTAATTGCATTAACCGGTGGAATAGTTGCATTCTTTTTATTCTCAGTATTTGTTACTGAAAACAATAAACAGGTTTTAATACAAGAAAAATTGCCTGTAACATTTACCGGTAATAGTAGTCAAGCTACTTCGATAAGTGTTGATTTTACTGAAGCTGCAAGAAAATCAATAAATGCTGTGGTACATGTTAAGACTTCGTATAAACAAACAGTTAGTGATTCATATTCATTATATGATTTCTTTTTTGGAAACAGGAATTATCAACAACGGGAAGTTCCAATTGCATTTGGTTCAGGTGTTATTATTACAAAAGACGGATATATTGTTACAAATAATCATGTAATAAAAAATTCAGATAATATTGAAGTTGTATTAAACGACAGAAGAAGTTATCTGGCAAAAATTGTAGGAACTGACCCAACAACAGATATTGCTTTATTAAAAATAGATGAAAAAGATTTACCTTATATTTCGTATGCTAATTCCGATGACCTTCAGGTAGGTGAATGGGTACTGGCTGTTGGTAATCCGTTTAATTTAACTTCTACTGTTACAGCAGGTATAGTAAGCGCCAAAGCAAGAAATATTAATATTTTAAAAAACAAATTAGCAATTGAATCATTTATACAAACCGATGCTGCTGTAAATGCAGGCAATAGTGGAGGTGCATTAGTAAATATTGAAGGTGAACTTATTGGAATAAATACTGCTATTGCTACTGGTACAGGTTATTATTATGGTTATTCATTTGCAATTCCATCAAATATTGTTAAAAAAGTTGTTTCAGATATTATTGAATTTGGAGAAGTACAGAGAGCTATCCTTGGTGTTACAATAATGGATATAAATGCCAAACTTGCTGAAGAATTAAATATTGATAAAATCGAAGGTGTTTTAGTTAACAATGTTTTAAATAATGGAGCTGCAGATAATGCTGGAATTGAAAAAGGTGATTTAATTATTAAAATTGGGAAAAATAATATAAATACAGTTTCTGAATTATTAGAACAAATAGGGAAATTCAGACCGGGAGACAAAGTTGATATTACAATTAAGAAAAATCATAAATATAAAACGGTTTTAGTAACATTACAAAATCTTGAGGGTAATACTAATATTCTAAAAAGTGAAGAATTAATAATTTTAGGTGCCAAATTTGAAAAATTATCTAATGATGATTTAAAACGATTAAGAATAAGCAATGGCTTAAAAATTATTGAACTTTCATCCGGGAAATTTAAAAGTGCCGGTATTAAAGAAGGGTTTATTATAATTCATGTTAATAGGGAGAGAGTTGAAAATATACAGGAACTTAAAAATGTAATAAACAATATAGAAGGAGGTATATATATTGAAGGAATATATCCGAATGGAATGGCTGCTTATTATGCTTTTGGTATGTAA
- a CDS encoding sigma-70 family RNA polymerase sigma factor, with the protein MRQLKITKSITNRESASLDKYLQEIGREELITVEEEVDLAQRIRKGDRIALEKLTKANLRFVVSVAKQYQNQGLSLPDLINEGNLGLIKAAEKFDETRGFKFISYAVWWIRQSILQALAEQSRIVRLPLNQVGSLNKINKAFSKFEQENERIPSPDELADVLELPKDKVVDTLRVAGRHISVDAPFVAGEDNSLLDVIENKDSPIADNKLLSESLCKEIDRALATLTERERDIIKLFFGIGLQEMTLEEIGERFGLTRERVRQIKEKAIRRLRHTSRSKLLKTYLG; encoded by the coding sequence ATGAGACAATTAAAAATAACAAAATCAATTACTAATCGTGAAAGTGCTTCGTTAGATAAGTATTTGCAGGAAATTGGTAGAGAAGAGCTAATTACAGTAGAAGAAGAAGTTGATTTAGCTCAGAGAATTAGAAAAGGTGATAGAATTGCTTTAGAAAAATTAACTAAAGCAAATTTAAGATTTGTGGTATCAGTTGCAAAACAATATCAAAACCAGGGATTAAGTTTACCTGATTTAATTAATGAAGGTAATTTAGGATTAATAAAAGCTGCCGAAAAATTTGATGAAACCAGGGGATTCAAATTTATATCTTACGCAGTATGGTGGATAAGACAATCAATTTTGCAGGCACTTGCCGAGCAATCAAGAATAGTAAGACTGCCATTAAATCAGGTAGGTTCCTTAAATAAAATAAATAAGGCATTTTCAAAATTTGAACAGGAAAATGAACGTATCCCATCACCTGATGAACTTGCAGATGTTTTAGAATTACCTAAAGATAAAGTAGTTGATACCTTAAGGGTAGCAGGTCGTCATATTTCAGTTGATGCACCGTTTGTTGCTGGTGAAGACAATAGTTTATTAGATGTTATTGAAAACAAAGATTCGCCAATTGCTGACAATAAATTATTAAGCGAATCATTATGTAAAGAAATTGACAGAGCATTGGCAACTTTAACAGAAAGAGAAAGAGATATTATAAAATTATTTTTTGGTATAGGTTTACAGGAAATGACTCTTGAAGAAATAGGAGAGAGGTTTGGGTTAACAAGAGAAAGAGTACGACAAATTAAAGAAAAAGCAATAAGAAGATTAAGACATACATCCCGAAGCAAATTGCTTAAAACATATTTAGGTTAG
- the uvrB gene encoding excinuclease ABC subunit UvrB — translation MKFKLISDYQPTGDQPEAIKQLTEEIKNNTKFQTLLGVTGSGKTFTIANLINNIQRPTLVISHNKTLAAQLYGEFKQFFPDNAVEYFVSYYDYYQPEAYIPVTDTYIEKDLSINDEIEKLRLKTTSSLLSGRKDVIVISSVSCLYGIGNPEDFHKNIIKIKKGQLISRNQLLRKFVNSLYSRNEIDFRRGNFRVKGENVDIFPAHSDFAYRLVFFGDEIEEIFSIDPYSGHTLNDLEQIIIYPANIFITTNNRIQNAIINIQDDMVKQVESFKYINKVSEAKRLYERVNYDLEMIRELGHCSGIENYSRYFDGRKQGTRPFCLFDYFPDDFITIIDESHATIPQIRAMYGGDKSRKQNLIEYGFRLSAALDNRPLTFNEFEKIINQIIFLSATPADYELEKSKGIIVEQVIRPTGLLDPDIEVRPSLNQIDNLVEEIINRSVKNERILVTTLTKRMAEELSKYFINLNIKCSYIHSDITTLDRVKIMENLRKGLIDVLVGVNLLREGLDLPEVSLVAILDADKEGFLRSSRALTQTAGRAARNINGKVIMYADKITQSMQKSIDETNRRREKQLLYNEKYKITPKQIIKSSKSFMGDTAEKKPKEKYYYKKEKPDIAADPIVKYMNKNALIKAIANTKKLMEKSAKELNFIEATRYRDEMYELEKILKLKNNKTLT, via the coding sequence ATGAAATTCAAATTAATCTCTGATTATCAACCAACCGGCGACCAGCCCGAAGCTATTAAACAACTAACAGAAGAAATAAAAAACAATACAAAGTTTCAGACTTTATTAGGAGTTACAGGATCAGGAAAAACATTTACAATTGCTAATTTAATTAATAACATTCAAAGACCGACTCTTGTTATAAGTCACAACAAAACTCTTGCTGCTCAATTATACGGCGAATTCAAACAGTTTTTCCCTGATAATGCAGTTGAATATTTTGTATCCTATTACGATTATTATCAACCCGAAGCATATATTCCTGTAACCGATACTTATATTGAAAAAGACCTGTCAATTAATGATGAAATAGAAAAATTAAGACTAAAAACTACTTCATCTTTATTGTCCGGGAGAAAAGATGTTATTGTTATTTCATCAGTTTCATGTTTGTATGGAATTGGTAACCCCGAAGATTTTCATAAAAATATAATTAAAATTAAAAAAGGACAGTTAATTTCAAGAAATCAATTATTAAGAAAATTTGTAAATAGTCTTTACTCTCGAAATGAAATTGACTTTAGAAGAGGTAACTTCAGAGTTAAAGGTGAAAATGTTGATATTTTCCCTGCACATAGCGATTTTGCATATCGTTTGGTTTTTTTCGGTGACGAAATAGAAGAAATATTTTCAATTGATCCATATAGTGGTCATACTTTAAATGATTTGGAACAAATAATAATTTATCCTGCTAATATTTTTATAACTACAAATAATCGTATTCAAAATGCAATAATTAATATTCAGGATGATATGGTTAAACAAGTAGAATCTTTTAAATATATTAATAAAGTATCTGAAGCAAAAAGATTATATGAAAGAGTAAATTATGACCTTGAAATGATAAGAGAATTAGGACATTGTTCGGGAATTGAAAATTATTCAAGATATTTTGACGGAAGAAAACAGGGTACAAGACCTTTTTGTTTATTTGATTATTTTCCTGATGATTTTATTACAATAATTGATGAAAGTCATGCTACAATACCACAAATCAGGGCAATGTACGGAGGCGACAAGTCAAGAAAACAAAATTTGATTGAATATGGTTTTCGCCTATCTGCAGCTTTAGACAACAGACCTTTAACATTTAATGAATTTGAAAAAATAATCAATCAGATAATATTTTTAAGTGCAACTCCTGCCGATTATGAACTTGAAAAATCAAAAGGAATTATTGTTGAGCAAGTAATTAGACCAACCGGCTTACTTGACCCTGATATTGAAGTACGTCCAAGTCTTAACCAAATAGATAATCTTGTTGAAGAAATTATAAATAGGAGTGTAAAAAACGAAAGAATTTTAGTTACAACATTAACAAAAAGAATGGCAGAAGAACTCTCAAAATATTTCATTAATTTGAATATTAAATGTAGCTATATTCATTCTGATATCACTACTCTTGACAGAGTTAAAATAATGGAAAATCTCAGAAAAGGATTAATTGATGTGTTAGTCGGAGTTAATTTGTTACGTGAAGGATTAGACCTGCCTGAAGTATCTCTTGTTGCTATTCTTGATGCTGATAAAGAAGGTTTTTTAAGATCATCAAGAGCCTTAACTCAAACAGCAGGCAGAGCGGCAAGAAATATAAACGGAAAAGTTATTATGTACGCTGATAAGATTACACAATCAATGCAAAAGTCAATTGATGAAACCAATAGAAGAAGAGAAAAACAATTATTATACAATGAAAAATATAAAATAACTCCAAAACAAATAATTAAATCATCAAAATCATTTATGGGTGATACTGCTGAAAAGAAACCTAAAGAAAAATACTATTATAAAAAAGAAAAACCTGATATTGCTGCCGACCCTATCGTTAAATATATGAACAAAAATGCTTTAATAAAAGCAATTGCAAATACAAAAAAACTAATGGAAAAATCTGCAAAGGAACTTAATTTTATAGAAGCAACACGATACCGCGATGAAATGTATGAACTTGAAAAAATACTTAAATTAAAAAATAATAAAACCCTAACCTAA